Within the Carassius gibelio isolate Cgi1373 ecotype wild population from Czech Republic chromosome B4, carGib1.2-hapl.c, whole genome shotgun sequence genome, the region ggaaaagatgtggtagaaaaaaagtgtacaagcaatagggataaccgcatcctggagaggattgtgaaacaaaacccattcaaaaatttgggggaGATTCACACAGAGTGGACcacagctggagtcagtgcttcaagaaccactacacacagacgtatacaAGACGTGTTTCAGCTGTCGCTTtgcttgtgtcaagccactcttgaacaacagacagcgtcagaagcgtcacACATATGTATGACATATATATGACCAGCACTTGTAATAATGATATCACCTGGACAGTGTTAAATATTGTGATAAGAATTTTAGCTCATAATTACCACCCCTACCTTAGATGCATGTAAAACTTTTTTGGGGGACACACAAAATTAGAACATGCAGGAATGTGTGACCTGCTGTAATAAATAAAGCTACTTTATTTTCAAAACTCATGggttctctccagtgtgaattctcatgtggttaAGGAGGGCTCGTATTTgattgaaactctttccacacagtttgcaggAGAAAGGTTGCTCTCTCGTGTGAATTTTCATGTGGTTAACGAGGGTTCCTTTTTGTGTAAAACTCCTTCCACATTGTTGGcatgtgtaaggtttctctccagtatgaattctCGTGTGTTTTTCATGGTTTCCTTTgtgagtgaaactctttccacattgttggcatgtgtaaggtttctctccagtgtgaattctcatgtggtctCTAAGGTTTGGTTTTTGaatgaagctctttccacacagtttgcaggAGAAAGGTTTTTCTcccgtgtgaattctcatgtgtaAAACGAGGGTTCGTTTTTGTGTataactctttccacattgttggcatgtgtaaggtttctctccagtgtgaattctcatgtggtctATAAGGTTTGATTTTTGaatgaagctctttccacactgttggcaggtgaaaggcttctctccagtatgaactctcatgtgttTTCCATGGTTTCCTTTgtgagtgaaactctttccacattgttggcaggtgaaaggtttctctccagtatgactTCTCATGTGGCGTCTAAGGTTTTTTTTgtgagtgaaactctttccacattgttggcaggtgaaaggtttctctccagtatgaactctcatgtggacttcaagatGATCTTTTCTGGCGAATCTTatcccacactgttggcaggtgaaataACTTATATCTACTGTCTTTTGAGCTCTTTTTTGAGTCTTTTCTGTAGGTGAGTTACTAAATGATTTTTCTCCAGTCATGAAATGATATTTCTCATGTTGAATATTATCTTCCTTTTCAACGAATTCTTGACTCCCCTCTTTCCGTGTCATCAGGTCTAATGCAAAAAAAGACATCCAGATTAACACCATTTTATtggcacaaaaaacaaacatcaaaaccaACAGCATATAGATTTTATGCACACTAAGCTATTAAAGGTGTTAAATAGTGGTCGGACGATATTTTCCATTTTGTAATTATTAGCATAAGCTGataagtttttctgtttggccgATGCGTTTGtagtgggacttttattttttatattatagcattagaaaggcaaacattataatactttctcgtttgccctcagcattcagcaaatatgcatttatatcagGGATGTCAAAATTACTCCAAACGTAACAGTGGCGCATGTGTGGCTGTGCTGCGCAGTAAGTGAATGGATTCCTTCGGCGCGGATGCATCAAaacacactgttgctcacattaaatcattttatgTGAATATTATGACCAGTACTTAATTTTGAACCTGCTGCATTCTGTTCTGtaaaatgtaagatttttaatttttgcgttccagtaggcctatttgtttttaaaaatcctgCATACAGTGCATTAGATCATGACAGCGCATGCGTGCATGCATATGAGAATGAGCGAGCGcagctttggctagatttaattattgtttatgtctcattcggcacaaatccaaatatttccatatattcgctatttatttgaatgttaagctgttatttataatgtaaactaggttTGTACGAGGCCCtttcatatgagcaaaaatgtACTTGGCATATCAGCTGAGTGAACTGGTATACCACGGTCTATTACTAGTTTTAACTTTTAAAGGTttcattgattattttattaacagACTGCGATGCAAGTTTGAATTGCTGGAATACGTGTGCCCCAGGCTCTGGCGCGACAAAAAAAAAGGACCTTTTTCcccaaaagtgtttactttcatttatacactcacaaataaaacagaagatgtgtgctcttgtaaaataaagcaaaaaaaaaaaaaaaaaatgcacgttGTCATCCTTTTCTTTCTGTGAACTTTTATGGAGTGGTACCACACTTCGGTTTTAAATCCATTAtcttaattattacaattaaatttttttaaatatgaaaaatgaattttACGTTAGCTCTATTACTTATATTggctatacattttccttaaatcATCCCATTTAGTCCCAGGGCTTGAGAACCTGTTCCCTAGTTAGGTCCATGCAGAAAATTGTGAATGAAGCTTGAACTGTTTAGTGACATCATTGAATGCTCCGGGAAAACGTGTCGTCAGTGTCGGTAACAGCTACTATTAAATGCTGTTCTGAATCcagcgatttatttatttacaaattgtaaactctgattatgacaagtgtagTATAAAAGCTTTGTCTATTAGAGGAATAATatgttaactggaaaatgttagatcgtgaCCATGCCTCTGGATGCCCTTCATAGACTTCAtttaattcctcaaataaaaaactGGTACTCAAATAAACACCGGGCCTCTTATAGTGGGCCGGGGCGTGGATAAATAAAGGGCGGTCTTAAAGGCCGGGGGAAAAtatgtgcagcagagccagataacgaacgtacaCGCCCACTGCCGGAAGGtttctcattctcgagtcaagaactggttgcatcagttttcggatcaccagtacactgaactgagaagCGTTTCTgttggacgcgtccgattcgagaaccgaggagctgatgatactgcgcatgcgtgattcagcgtgaagcagactgacacacagagtgcctgaaccgaactgattcttttggtgattgattctgaactgattctgtgctagtgttatgatctctgtccactggaacgctatcgcttttaatttaaaatgggttatttaaaacaactaCTAAtgaaacagatggaattagaaataaaggcccgTCTCTAAtgaaagcctgcttcaaataaaagcctgttaccttttgcagttcaggtaaataaaggcccctgcttttatttgaggaattacggtatgtggctttgttctggtttgccggttggtcacgaatttccacaaattcaataacatttAGGCATTGTTTATTAACCTAAATCTTCACAGTCTCAACCTCTAATTtcacaggtttattttattatctttcacttttaaatcactgtttttgcatctcttactgtggtaaacatgagAAGGGAAATTGAAACTcataaattatgaatttttttttatttattaatatttgtaaccttatttcagttaaatcatgggttatttagggaacaaaattaaatgaataatggaCAGTTGCCACAAAATAAGTCGTAGGAACGAATTAACTAATTGTAGGATAGCCTTTCTGGCCTGTGTCCCACAGCCCTGCAAAGCGTACATTATGAAATATGATTTCTATTGCTTTCCATGTTGAAGAACTTGTGTTGTTTCTACTGtgatgtacttttaaagtttaagtcACATTAAAAGCTTTGCATTTGTATCCTGCGTGATCACGTATTCTCTGGTCGCCCCGTGTGAACAATGCAGGAGGAGAGTTCAGCTTCAATAGAGACACAAGATTGACCAACTTGAAATGCTTTTACTcactgtcattttcactgtgtgctgtatacAAGTGTTATCTTGTGTTATCTTGgccttatttgaaaaaatatgatttccaatgcacacaaacttcccagaatactaaGGGTCCTGTTGGTTACAATGTTTATCATTAAGTATaagcatgtttattttacacatttaatggtttaatccattttttttttatttcttaaatattaaacatttaaattatattggcTTTATATCGGCCATTGGTGTTATACAGTGCCATCAacaagtattggaacagtaaagacaaaatagctttctctgctgtggagtcaatacatttacaaatatgattaaaagatgaatatgcaacaaaactacagaatgtcacattttattattaagtctTTCAACACATACATGTTtcaccaaataaaaaggacagcaatTTTAAAAGctcatcccactatttgatgtgaggATAAGTATTgaaacagttgaatttaaggcggatgtaaaagattaaaagctaatatttagttgcagatccctcgcatgcaatcagagcagtgagtctgcgaCCCGTAGACATCAGCAGACTCTTGGTCttctgctttgaaatgcttttccccagcctttaatgcagccaattccaactgcTGCTTGTTTTgaggagtttctgtctttagtctctaaatctggtgaaattaatgttcaatcagattatctttactctattgtatttatttgtgctgttactcataaagccctttcacacatacagactttTCTGGAAAATTACCGGTAAATTGCTgtaaagagatcatgtgtgaatGGGATCTTTTGAAAATTACAGGTAAATTCATTCCGGCAATTTGCCAgtatgagaagttgtaacattaccagtaaattgCCGGAATTCTGCTGTGTGTGAACACAGAAGGAAAATTACCGGTATGAGCACGTACGAGTTCAGAACGCGGTGACGTAAGACGTCTACTCCAGGCAAATCATAACAATGTGACGCATTCAAGCACTTTTCAGTGTTTacgaaaataaaagaaaatgtaatccaACTGGACCGACAGTGAAATTAAAGTGCTTATCCTTATACGGGCGGATGAAGAAATTTGTCATCATCCGAGAGGAACTGTCAGTAATGCAGTAACGTatgataaaataaactgttaactGTCTCCGAGAGCAATGCATTCACAAGAGTCAGATcatcaataaactgaaaaaattgcgtcttaaatatctaaaaaataaacgaCCATCACAAAAATTGTTTTTGAAGTAATACCAAGCGGCCAGCACAGAGAGTGAGCTGATCACAGCCTATGTTTGATCAGctttctcaaatcatcacgaattgtctcaaataaaatctaaagatataaaacagttcaagcatgtaACAATGTTTTAACGTTAAACCcagataaatgtgcgctatatccaaTATTTTGTGCGGAGAGTGCAAGATAAAGCATGCTTTTTGGGACATAGAGTTGCCAGAGcgatcataaaataaaataaaagaagtttAGTATTTTGGTTTGTAGTCTCTGTAACAAAAGCAGTTGCATGAATGctaaagtttgaaacaaaaatataacatcaACAAAAATTTTGACCGCATGTAACACCttcatgtttacaaacacaagCGCAGCTGTTTAGAGGCTAGTGACGTCACAGAATTTACCGATATTTTGGAATGGATGTGTGAATGGTGCTCTTCCGGAAAAAAGACGGAATGTTGTTGACTGTGTGAACAGTGCATTTTTGAATTTACCGGTCAAGTCATTTTGATAATTTTACgccaatttactggtattactgtgtgaaaggggctatagttagatttattttttaagtatagtttctccataaacatagcacataccaaaCCATACTGAAACTGTGACTCAAACCGTGAAATAAACCAAACCATGAAaagttgaaccgtgccacccctatgATCTACATACCTGCATGTAGAGATCTTGGATGTATCAGACATAAGTTTATTTGTGAGTACCTttcttctatgtttttttttatatatattcagttttgttTATGATGCTTTTGTGTTGAAGACCCAGTGTTCCTTATTTTGCCTCGCTGAAGGTGGCCACCCCCAAAAAATGCTATCCACTCCATtttaaattcaacatttttaatttcaaaactCACATGACATTCTTTAAAATCCTTTCTATAGAGCTGGAGATTTAAAACCCAACCAAATGAACAAGTTAAGCTTTGAGAAtaaaaaccaacctgtttgttccccagtttcttcatgtttgactctaaatgtttcttcaatctttatgtcttcactctcctctttaataaactccatcttcgTTTGTTCCTCATTATCTTCATGATTGAGactgaatgtttcttcaatcttcatgt harbors:
- the LOC127956002 gene encoding gastrula zinc finger protein XlCGF8.2DB-like; translated protein: MAFIKEDSEDMKIEETFRVKHEDTEEQTKMEFIKEESEDMKIEETFSLNHEDNEEQTKMEFIKEESEDIKIEETFRVKHEETGEQTDLMTRKEGSQEFVEKEDNIQHEKYHFMTGEKSFSNSPTEKTQKRAQKTVDISYFTCQQCGIRFARKDHLEVHMRVHTGEKPFTCQQCGKSFTHKKNLRRHMRSHTGEKPFTCQQCGKSFTHKGNHGKHMRVHTGEKPFTCQQCGKSFIQKSNLIDHMRIHTGEKPYTCQQCGKSYTQKRTLVLHMRIHTGEKPFSCKLCGKSFIQKPNLRDHMRIHTGEKPYTCQQCGKSFTHKGNHEKHTRIHTGEKPYTCQQCGRSFTQKGTLVNHMKIHTREQPFSCKLCGKSFNQIRALLNHMRIHTGENP